In the genome of Fusobacterium necrogenes, one region contains:
- a CDS encoding uracil-DNA glycosylase family protein, producing the protein MEEIDNLWEEIKFEVGSLGKTYGSIENKKILIGSGNREANILFIGDDSELYQNEDLKVSPASSGEFLIKLCDIEGIAPEDYYITTLSKSDCKFSEFIEEEREKLKELLKLQIALMKPKIIVALGSEVAENLLLRDIKLGEERGKVIDWIGGIKLLITYDVNFVKKSRNENGKKSRAALEFWNDLKILRQELDKVNG; encoded by the coding sequence ATGGAAGAGATAGATAACTTATGGGAGGAAATAAAATTTGAAGTGGGGAGCCTTGGAAAAACTTATGGATCTATAGAAAATAAAAAAATTTTAATAGGAAGTGGAAATAGAGAAGCTAATATTCTTTTTATAGGGGATGATTCTGAGCTTTATCAAAATGAGGATTTAAAAGTATCTCCAGCTTCAAGTGGGGAGTTTTTAATAAAGCTTTGTGATATAGAGGGAATAGCTCCAGAGGATTATTATATAACAACTTTGTCTAAAAGTGATTGTAAATTTTCAGAGTTTATAGAAGAAGAGAGAGAGAAATTAAAAGAATTATTAAAACTACAAATTGCTTTGATGAAACCTAAGATAATAGTTGCTCTTGGTTCAGAGGTTGCTGAAAATTTATTGCTAAGAGATATAAAATTAGGAGAAGAGAGAGGAAAAGTGATAGATTGGATAGGGGGAATAAAACTTCTTATTACTTATGATGTTAATTTTGTAAAGAAATCAAGAAATGAGAATGGCAAAAAATCTAGAGCTGCTTTGGAATTTTGGAATGATTTGAAAATTTTAAGACAAGAATTGGATAAAGTAAATGGATAA
- a CDS encoding MBL fold metallo-hydrolase — translation MKISILGSGSAGNSTYIESDKARILIDAGFSCKKIEERLYSIRKTILDIDAILITHEHIDHIQGAGIISRKYNIPIYITPESFKAGESKLGKIDPENLKFIDKNKFVINDSLLIKPFDVMHDAKRTVGYRIETQNSKVAVISTDIGYINNVVRENFKEANIMIIESNYDYNMLMKCNYPWDLKARVKSRNGHLSNNEAAKFIKDMYDGNLRKVYLAHISKDSNSQAIVKSTIAQELKENKIKLEYELANQDTVTELFEF, via the coding sequence ATGAAAATTTCAATATTAGGTAGTGGAAGTGCAGGAAATTCTACGTATATAGAGAGTGATAAAGCAAGAATATTAATAGATGCAGGATTTAGTTGTAAAAAAATAGAAGAAAGATTATATTCAATTCGTAAAACAATATTAGATATAGATGCTATTTTGATAACACATGAACATATAGATCATATACAAGGAGCAGGAATAATTTCTAGAAAATACAATATACCTATATATATTACTCCGGAGAGTTTTAAAGCTGGTGAAAGTAAATTGGGAAAAATTGACCCAGAGAATTTGAAATTTATTGATAAAAATAAATTTGTTATAAATGACAGTTTACTTATAAAACCTTTTGATGTAATGCATGATGCTAAAAGAACAGTAGGTTATAGAATAGAGACTCAAAATAGTAAGGTAGCAGTAATTTCAACAGATATAGGTTATATAAATAATGTAGTAAGAGAAAACTTTAAAGAGGCTAATATTATGATAATAGAAAGTAACTATGATTATAATATGCTTATGAAATGTAATTATCCTTGGGATTTAAAAGCTAGAGTTAAAAGTAGAAATGGGCATCTTTCGAATAATGAGGCAGCAAAATTTATAAAGGATATGTATGATGGAAATTTAAGAAAAGTTTATTTAGCTCATATAAGTAAAGATAGCAATAGTCAGGCCATTGTTAAAAGTACTATAGCTCAAGAGTTAAAAGAGAATAAAATAAAATTAGAGTATGAATTAGCAAATCAAGATACAGTGACAGAGTTATTTGAGTTTTAA
- a CDS encoding DUF554 domain-containing protein codes for MLGTIVNTCAIIIGSLLGGILKKGISKKYELAMLNSCGLAACGIGLNSITSNMTKSQYPILFIVSLVFGSIIGTKFNLDSKLQNLIKKYTRNALAEGIVSATLLFCIGSLSIVGSVMAALKDDYTFLFTNASLDFITSIIFSSTYGIGITIAAFILFTWQGSIYFLTKYICMDFFTDDFIVELSIVGGFLITATGLEILKIKNIKTINLLPAILILMLFFVIKRFL; via the coding sequence ATGTTAGGAACCATTGTAAATACTTGTGCAATTATTATTGGAAGTTTATTAGGAGGAATATTAAAAAAAGGAATTTCTAAAAAATATGAGTTAGCTATGCTCAATAGCTGTGGATTAGCTGCCTGTGGAATTGGTCTTAATTCCATCACATCAAATATGACAAAAAGTCAATATCCTATTTTATTCATTGTGAGTTTAGTATTTGGTTCTATAATTGGAACTAAATTTAATCTAGATTCTAAACTTCAAAATCTTATAAAAAAATATACTAGAAATGCTCTAGCTGAAGGAATAGTCTCAGCGACACTACTTTTTTGTATAGGCTCACTTTCAATAGTAGGTTCTGTGATGGCCGCTTTAAAAGATGACTATACTTTCCTATTTACAAATGCTTCTCTTGATTTTATAACTTCAATAATTTTTTCATCTACTTATGGTATTGGTATAACAATAGCTGCCTTTATTCTTTTTACTTGGCAAGGAAGTATATACTTTCTTACAAAATATATCTGTATGGATTTTTTTACCGATGATTTTATAGTAGAACTTTCTATAGTTGGAGGTTTTCTTATTACTGCTACAGGATTAGAAATATTAAAAATAAAAAATATAAAAACTATAAATTTACTTCCAGCTATACTCATCCTCATGTTATTTTTTGTTATCAAAAGATTTTTATAA
- a CDS encoding cobyric acid synthase — protein MHKKIMIQGTGSSVGKSVIVTGLCRIFVQDGYRVSPFKSQNMALNSFVDIDGLEMGRAQVVQAEACKEIPRAFMNPILLKPNSDNNSQIVVEGKVLSNMRAKDYFANSNYWKEIALRNYNKIERNFDIGVLEGGGSPAEINLREYDYVNMGMAELVDAPVILIGNIEMGGVFASLYGTIALLDESDRKRIKGLIINKFRGDSQVLKPGIDMFMNKLKIQGLDIKFLGVIPYEKLEIEEEDSLVENINKYKKEDGNIKISVIRLDKMSNFTDFYSLNRYPDVSLKYVYSYEELGEEDIIILPGTKNTISDLEKLKINKIYDKIKKMYEDGVILVGICGGFQMLGREIEDLYGIEGKKKCIKGFNILNIKTTLEKVKITEQTEKILINDLEESIIRGCENLKIRGYEIHQGISKGEEKNLILGGGLTMVARENILGTYIHGIFDNEKFTRKFLNNVRLKKGLKPLKGNFTFSKLKEREYDKLAKLLREHLDIGEIYKIMK, from the coding sequence ATGCATAAAAAAATAATGATACAAGGGACTGGGTCATCAGTAGGAAAAAGTGTTATTGTGACTGGTTTATGTAGAATTTTTGTTCAAGATGGTTATAGAGTTTCTCCTTTTAAATCTCAGAATATGGCTCTTAATTCTTTTGTTGATATAGATGGATTGGAGATGGGAAGAGCTCAAGTAGTACAAGCAGAAGCATGTAAAGAAATACCGAGAGCATTTATGAATCCTATACTTTTAAAACCAAATTCAGATAATAATTCACAAATAGTAGTAGAAGGAAAAGTACTCTCTAATATGAGAGCAAAAGATTATTTTGCTAATTCAAATTATTGGAAAGAGATAGCTCTTAGAAATTATAATAAAATAGAAAGAAATTTTGATATTGGTGTTTTAGAAGGAGGAGGAAGTCCTGCAGAAATAAATTTGAGAGAATATGATTATGTTAATATGGGAATGGCAGAATTAGTAGATGCTCCAGTAATTTTGATAGGAAATATAGAGATGGGAGGAGTATTTGCTTCATTATATGGAACTATTGCCCTTTTAGATGAAAGTGATAGAAAAAGAATAAAAGGTTTAATTATTAATAAATTTAGGGGAGACAGTCAAGTATTAAAACCTGGAATAGATATGTTTATGAATAAACTCAAAATTCAAGGATTAGACATAAAATTTTTAGGAGTGATTCCATATGAAAAATTAGAAATTGAAGAAGAAGATAGTTTAGTTGAAAATATAAATAAATATAAAAAAGAAGATGGAAATATAAAAATAAGTGTTATTAGGCTTGATAAAATGTCCAATTTTACAGATTTTTATTCTTTAAATCGCTATCCAGATGTAAGCTTAAAATATGTATATTCATATGAAGAGTTAGGTGAAGAGGATATAATTATTTTGCCTGGAACTAAAAATACTATATCAGATTTAGAGAAATTGAAAATTAATAAAATCTATGATAAAATAAAAAAAATGTATGAAGATGGAGTTATATTAGTAGGTATCTGCGGTGGATTTCAAATGTTAGGGAGAGAAATAGAAGATTTATATGGAATAGAAGGCAAAAAAAAATGTATAAAAGGTTTTAATATTTTAAATATAAAGACAACACTTGAGAAAGTAAAAATAACAGAACAAACAGAAAAGATTTTAATTAACGATTTGGAAGAGAGCATAATTAGAGGATGTGAAAATTTAAAAATTCGAGGATATGAAATTCATCAAGGAATATCTAAAGGAGAAGAAAAAAATCTCATATTAGGTGGAGGTTTAACAATGGTAGCTAGAGAAAATATTTTAGGTACTTATATTCATGGAATATTTGATAATGAAAAATTTACAAGGAAATTTTTGAATAATGTGAGGCTTAAAAAGGGATTAAAGCCATTAAAAGGTAACTTTACATTTTCAAAGCTCAAAGAAAGAGAATATGATAAGCTAGCTAAGCTTTTAAGAGAACATTTAGATATAGGTGAGATTTATAAGATAATGAAATGA
- a CDS encoding YczE/YyaS/YitT family protein: MKKEAIRYLKLFLGLFICALGCIIILKSNLGLAPWDVLHQGISKITGITIGQASINLGVIIVLIDIFLGQPIGIGTILNFIFIGFFMDLIIFMDFIPMFESWFFKVLELLIGIFLYSYGTYLYMIQGMGCGPRDGFMQILTKKFNKPISIVKNGIEIIAFLIGWLMGGKLGIGTIITALIMGIFLQWIFKFYGMDIKKLHHRNLKEEFLNLNRVMRGFED; encoded by the coding sequence TTGAAAAAAGAGGCTATTAGATATTTAAAATTATTTCTTGGTTTGTTTATTTGTGCACTAGGTTGTATAATAATTTTAAAATCAAATTTAGGACTAGCACCTTGGGATGTGTTACATCAAGGTATATCTAAAATAACTGGAATAACTATAGGTCAGGCTAGCATTAATCTAGGTGTAATAATAGTTTTAATAGATATATTTTTAGGTCAACCAATAGGAATAGGAACAATTTTAAACTTTATATTTATAGGTTTCTTTATGGACTTAATAATATTTATGGATTTTATCCCTATGTTTGAAAGTTGGTTTTTTAAAGTTTTAGAGTTATTAATAGGTATATTTTTATATAGTTATGGAACTTATTTGTATATGATACAAGGAATGGGATGTGGGCCAAGAGATGGATTTATGCAAATATTAACAAAAAAATTTAATAAACCTATAAGTATTGTAAAAAATGGAATAGAAATAATCGCTTTTTTAATAGGTTGGTTAATGGGTGGGAAATTAGGGATAGGAACTATTATAACTGCTCTTATTATGGGGATATTTTTGCAATGGATATTTAAATTTTATGGTATGGACATAAAAAAACTTCATCATAGAAACTTGAAGGAAGAATTTTTAAATTTGAATAGAGTAATGAGAGGTTTTGAAGATTAG
- a CDS encoding Na/Pi cotransporter family protein, producing MYLDIIFKVLGGLGIFLYGMDNMSSGMQKLAGKRLKRFLAILTTNRIVAILMGMFVTMLVQSSSVSTVMTIGFVNASLLTLKQALGVIFGANIGTTITGWILALNIGKYGLPILGIAVIAHMFLKGDKAKTRALTVMGLGMIFFGLELMSDGLKPVRNMPEFVSLFQMFSADSYLGVLKAAAVGALVTAIVQSSSATLGITITLAVQGLINYETAVALVLGENVGTTITAILATLKANVNAKRAAYAHTIINTFGVIWVTAVFPYYLKFLSLFGDHDTNITVAIATAHTVFNVTNVILFTPFIGYLADFLCKIVKDDGRVNERITKIDELMLKTSGIVVEQTKVEVGNMGKMIQLMFDEVKNVYRNSKVLTDEKVKELRKIEDDLDLYQKEITDANFVILNNKDINDSLRRDIRNNLIVSDEYETVSDYLMRITNSLKKLQDNIIFLTEQEMKVVLGLHEKTNEFFKNIDRAYQEKNPILIKECVLNAKEVTSLYKNAKKNYMDFGIKASATTMSTTNFMDIINFYRRVGDHLTNIIEGYTEK from the coding sequence ATGTATCTGGATATAATTTTTAAGGTTCTTGGAGGCTTGGGAATCTTTCTATATGGAATGGATAATATGTCTTCCGGAATGCAAAAATTAGCAGGAAAGAGATTAAAGAGATTTTTAGCTATTTTAACTACTAATAGGATAGTAGCTATATTGATGGGTATGTTTGTAACAATGCTAGTACAATCATCATCTGTTAGTACAGTAATGACAATAGGATTTGTTAATGCCTCATTACTTACACTAAAACAAGCATTAGGAGTAATATTTGGAGCAAATATTGGAACTACTATTACAGGATGGATTTTAGCACTCAATATAGGGAAGTATGGACTTCCTATTCTTGGAATAGCAGTTATAGCACATATGTTTTTAAAAGGAGATAAGGCTAAAACAAGAGCTCTAACTGTAATGGGACTTGGAATGATTTTTTTTGGATTAGAGCTTATGAGTGATGGATTAAAACCAGTCAGGAATATGCCAGAGTTTGTAAGTTTATTTCAAATGTTTTCAGCAGACTCATATTTAGGAGTGTTAAAAGCAGCAGCAGTAGGTGCATTAGTTACAGCAATTGTACAATCGTCATCAGCTACATTAGGAATAACTATCACACTTGCTGTGCAAGGATTAATTAATTATGAAACAGCTGTGGCATTAGTTTTAGGAGAAAATGTTGGAACTACTATTACAGCAATACTTGCTACATTAAAAGCAAATGTAAATGCTAAAAGAGCAGCTTATGCTCATACGATTATAAATACATTTGGTGTAATTTGGGTAACTGCAGTATTTCCTTATTATTTAAAGTTTTTATCTCTTTTTGGTGATCACGATACAAATATAACAGTTGCAATAGCTACAGCTCATACTGTATTTAATGTAACAAATGTTATTTTATTTACTCCTTTTATAGGATATTTAGCAGATTTCTTATGTAAAATTGTAAAAGATGATGGAAGAGTAAATGAAAGAATTACTAAAATTGATGAACTTATGTTAAAAACTTCTGGAATTGTTGTTGAACAAACAAAAGTCGAAGTTGGAAATATGGGAAAAATGATTCAATTAATGTTTGATGAAGTAAAAAATGTATACAGAAATTCTAAAGTTTTAACTGATGAAAAAGTTAAAGAATTAAGAAAGATTGAAGATGATTTAGATTTATATCAAAAAGAAATAACAGATGCTAATTTTGTAATTTTAAATAATAAAGATATTAATGATAGCTTAAGAAGAGATATTAGAAATAATCTTATTGTATCAGATGAGTATGAAACAGTAAGTGATTATTTAATGAGAATTACTAATAGTTTAAAAAAATTACAAGATAATATAATCTTTTTGACTGAACAAGAAATGAAAGTGGTTTTAGGTTTACATGAAAAGACCAATGAGTTTTTTAAAAATATTGATAGAGCTTATCAAGAGAAAAATCCTATATTAATAAAAGAATGTGTATTAAATGCAAAAGAGGTTACTTCTTTATATAAAAATGCAAAGAAAAATTATATGGATTTTGGAATAAAAGCATCTGCAACTACTATGTCAACTACTAATTTTATGGATATAATAAATTTTTATAGAAGAGTAGGGGATCACTTAACGAATATAATTGAGGGATATACAGAAAAATAA
- a CDS encoding pyridoxal-phosphate-dependent aminotransferase family protein: protein MKRANYLMMTPGPTMVRENVLHARGDYYGNSDFDLKFFEFYEQLCKKIGKIFGAKKAQTIVMAGEGMLGLDSACVSLTEKGDKVLVISNGVYGAGFKDLIECYGGEVTLFESDPENKIDTDKLRVFLEQNKDVGYKYATIVHCDTPSGVLNDIKDICKTLKSMGIMTVVDSVSSVGGVKLEVDEWGIDIALGASQKVLSAATGLTVMTISEDAWKVIETRKTPIPSFYCNLSLWKNCVEEKLFPYTMPMTAIVALGVAVDNMFEEGLDKVIERHYKAAEYTRAKLTDLGLKLYLKGGFSPTVTAFYLPKGYELEEVYSHMLKHHEVMLGKSYGYLADKVLRIGHMGENARYFRLDYTIRALEKTLLELKK, encoded by the coding sequence TTGAAAAGAGCTAATTATCTTATGATGACCCCAGGGCCAACTATGGTTAGGGAAAATGTATTACATGCAAGAGGAGACTATTATGGAAATTCAGATTTTGATCTTAAATTTTTTGAGTTCTACGAACAACTTTGCAAAAAAATAGGGAAGATTTTTGGTGCAAAGAAAGCACAGACAATAGTAATGGCTGGAGAAGGTATGTTAGGATTAGATAGTGCCTGTGTATCTTTAACTGAGAAAGGAGATAAAGTATTAGTAATTTCTAATGGAGTATATGGGGCTGGATTTAAGGATTTAATAGAATGTTATGGTGGAGAAGTAACTTTATTTGAAAGTGATCCAGAAAATAAAATAGATACAGATAAGCTTCGAGTATTTTTAGAACAAAATAAAGATGTTGGATATAAATATGCAACTATTGTGCATTGTGACACTCCATCTGGAGTTTTAAATGATATTAAAGATATATGTAAGACTCTTAAATCTATGGGAATAATGACAGTAGTAGATAGTGTTTCATCTGTAGGAGGAGTAAAATTAGAAGTTGATGAATGGGGAATTGATATTGCACTAGGAGCTTCACAAAAAGTTTTATCTGCAGCTACTGGGCTTACAGTGATGACAATAAGTGAAGATGCTTGGAAAGTAATAGAAACTAGGAAAACTCCTATTCCTTCTTTTTATTGTAATCTTTCTTTGTGGAAGAATTGTGTAGAAGAAAAATTATTTCCTTATACAATGCCAATGACAGCAATAGTAGCTCTAGGAGTTGCTGTTGATAATATGTTTGAAGAAGGGTTAGATAAAGTTATTGAAAGACACTATAAGGCTGCAGAATATACTAGAGCAAAACTTACAGATTTAGGCTTAAAATTATATTTAAAAGGAGGTTTTTCTCCTACTGTAACAGCTTTTTATTTACCGAAAGGTTATGAGCTAGAAGAGGTTTACTCTCATATGTTAAAACATCATGAAGTGATGTTAGGAAAATCTTATGGTTATTTGGCTGATAAAGTTTTAAGGATAGGGCATATGGGAGAAAATGCACGTTATTTTAGGCTTGACTACACAATAAGAGCATTAGAAAAAACTTTATTAGAATTAAAAAAATAA
- the proB gene encoding glutamate 5-kinase — MDKKIREKIKVSKRIVIKVGTSTLSYSNGNLNFNLMNKLAWILADLRNQGREVILVTSGAIGVGSKSLNFEKRPTITREKQAAAAVGQAELMHIYKNFMGEYNQRVAQVLLTKDDFKEGERKTNTNNTLETLLTFGVIPIINANDTISTFEIEFSDNDRLSANVASLLKADLLIILTDIDALYDANPKTHPKAKRIPYVEKVTDEILAMGGEKGSEFSVGGMETKLLAAKECYNGGVIMAILDGSNPSFIEELINGKDIGTIFGNGK, encoded by the coding sequence ATGGATAAAAAAATTAGAGAAAAAATAAAAGTTTCAAAAAGAATTGTTATAAAAGTAGGAACTTCTACTCTTTCATATTCAAACGGAAACTTAAATTTTAATTTAATGAATAAATTAGCTTGGATATTAGCTGATTTAAGAAATCAAGGTAGAGAAGTTATATTAGTAACTTCTGGAGCTATAGGTGTTGGTTCAAAAAGTTTAAACTTTGAAAAAAGACCAACTATTACCAGAGAAAAACAAGCTGCTGCTGCAGTAGGACAAGCTGAACTCATGCATATTTATAAAAATTTTATGGGAGAATACAATCAAAGAGTTGCTCAAGTTCTTCTCACTAAAGATGACTTCAAAGAAGGTGAAAGAAAGACCAATACCAATAACACTTTGGAAACGCTTCTTACTTTTGGAGTTATTCCTATTATCAATGCTAATGATACTATATCTACTTTTGAAATAGAATTTAGTGATAATGATAGATTATCAGCAAATGTTGCTTCACTTTTAAAAGCTGATTTATTAATAATTCTAACAGATATAGATGCTTTATATGATGCTAATCCTAAAACTCACCCTAAAGCTAAAAGAATCCCTTATGTAGAAAAAGTAACTGATGAGATTCTTGCTATGGGTGGAGAAAAAGGAAGCGAGTTTAGTGTAGGTGGAATGGAAACTAAGCTTCTTGCTGCTAAAGAATGTTATAATGGTGGAGTAATAATGGCTATATTAGACGGCTCTAACCCTTCGTTTATTGAAGAACTTATCAACGGTAAAGATATTGGAACTATCTTTGGAAATGGAAAATAG
- a CDS encoding glutamate-5-semialdehyde dehydrogenase, whose protein sequence is MDYIEKLGTAAKEAEIQIAQLSTKVKNEILIKSAQALLDDCNNILEINKKDVENATNYGVKKAFIDRLTLTKKRIEDMADGLKQIASLNDPVGEFTYGKTLPNGLVIQQKRVPLGVVAIIFESRPNVTADAFGLCLKSGNAVILRGGKEAINTNIAIVKVFKEVLKECGINENAVQILEDTSHDTANKLMKAHQYIDVLIPRGSARLINTVIENSTIPCIQTGIGNCHIFVDKSGDIPKAINIIINAKTQRPGVCNAVETLLIHKNCAKDILPQLGEELIKRNVEIRGDEITRKYIPNSIPATEEDWATEYEDYIVAIKVVEDLDEVIKHIAKYGTGHSECIITETYSNAQRFLNEVDAAAVYVNASTRFTDGGQFGFGAEIGISTQKLHARGPMGLKELTTTKYVITGNGQVRE, encoded by the coding sequence ATGGATTATATAGAAAAACTTGGTACTGCTGCTAAGGAAGCAGAAATACAAATAGCTCAACTATCTACAAAGGTAAAAAATGAAATACTTATAAAATCTGCTCAAGCACTTTTAGATGACTGTAATAATATTTTAGAAATCAATAAAAAAGATGTAGAAAATGCCACCAATTATGGTGTAAAAAAAGCTTTTATTGATAGACTTACTCTAACTAAGAAAAGAATAGAGGATATGGCAGATGGACTTAAGCAAATTGCCTCATTAAATGATCCAGTTGGAGAGTTTACATATGGTAAGACTCTACCTAATGGATTAGTTATTCAACAAAAAAGAGTTCCATTAGGAGTAGTAGCTATCATATTTGAATCTCGTCCTAATGTTACGGCTGATGCTTTTGGACTTTGCTTAAAAAGTGGAAATGCTGTTATCTTAAGAGGTGGAAAAGAAGCTATAAATACTAACATAGCTATTGTAAAAGTTTTTAAAGAGGTTTTAAAAGAATGTGGCATCAATGAAAATGCTGTACAAATTTTAGAGGATACTAGCCATGATACTGCTAATAAACTAATGAAAGCTCATCAATATATAGATGTATTAATTCCTAGAGGAAGTGCTAGACTTATCAATACAGTTATAGAAAATTCTACTATCCCTTGTATTCAAACAGGAATAGGAAACTGTCATATATTTGTAGATAAGAGTGGAGATATACCTAAGGCTATCAATATTATCATCAACGCTAAAACTCAAAGACCTGGAGTTTGTAACGCAGTAGAAACTCTTCTTATTCATAAAAATTGTGCTAAAGATATTTTACCTCAACTTGGAGAGGAACTTATCAAGAGAAATGTAGAGATAAGAGGAGATGAAATTACTAGAAAGTATATACCAAACTCTATCCCTGCTACTGAAGAAGACTGGGCTACTGAATATGAAGATTATATTGTAGCTATTAAAGTTGTAGAAGATTTAGATGAGGTTATAAAACATATTGCTAAATATGGAACAGGACACTCTGAGTGTATAATTACTGAAACTTATTCTAATGCTCAAAGATTTTTAAATGAAGTAGATGCTGCTGCTGTCTATGTAAATGCTTCTACTAGATTTACAGATGGTGGCCAATTTGGTTTTGGTGCTGAGATAGGTATCAGTACACAAAAACTTCATGCTAGAGGGCCTATGGGACTAAAAGAACTTACTACTACTAAATATGTAATAACTGGTAATGGACAAGTCAGAGAATAA
- the minE gene encoding cell division topological specificity factor MinE: MGIFNFFNKEDKKSKNVAKDRLKLVLIHDRAMLSSGMLEQMKDDIIAVISKYVEIDKESLNIDIAENPDKIRRTTLVANIPLKPKK; this comes from the coding sequence ATGGGTATATTTAATTTTTTTAATAAAGAAGATAAAAAATCTAAAAATGTAGCAAAAGATAGATTGAAACTTGTTTTGATTCATGATAGAGCGATGTTATCCTCAGGAATGTTAGAACAAATGAAAGATGATATCATTGCTGTTATTTCAAAATATGTTGAAATTGATAAAGAGAGTTTAAATATAGATATTGCTGAAAATCCAGATAAAATAAGAAGAACTACTTTAGTAGCTAATATTCCATTAAAACCAAAAAAATAA
- the minD gene encoding septum site-determining protein MinD translates to MAKVIVITSGKGGVGKTTTTSNIGVGLALKGKKVLLIDTDIGLRNLDVVMGLENRIVYDLVDVIEEKCRIAQALIKDKRCSNLCLLPAAQIRDKNDVNPEQMKKLIEKLRKDFDYILIDCPAGIEQGFKNAIAAADEAIVVTTPEISATRDADRIIGLLEANDIKNPKLIINRIKMDMVKAGNMLSVDDMLDILAIDLIGVVPDDENIVISTNKGEPLVYKGDSLAAQVYRNIVERIDGKEIPFLDLDVKLGFFDKLKLVFSK, encoded by the coding sequence ATGGCAAAAGTGATAGTGATAACCTCTGGGAAAGGTGGAGTAGGTAAAACCACTACTACTTCTAATATAGGAGTAGGATTGGCATTAAAAGGAAAAAAAGTTCTTTTGATAGATACTGATATTGGACTTAGAAATCTTGATGTTGTTATGGGATTAGAGAATAGAATAGTTTATGACTTAGTAGATGTTATAGAAGAAAAATGTAGAATAGCTCAAGCACTTATAAAGGATAAAAGGTGTTCAAATCTTTGTCTTTTACCAGCTGCTCAAATTAGAGATAAAAATGATGTAAATCCAGAGCAAATGAAAAAACTTATAGAAAAATTAAGAAAAGATTTTGATTATATATTAATAGATTGCCCTGCAGGAATAGAACAAGGATTTAAAAATGCTATTGCTGCTGCTGATGAAGCAATAGTTGTAACTACACCAGAGATTTCTGCTACAAGAGATGCAGATAGAATTATTGGATTACTTGAAGCAAATGATATAAAGAATCCTAAGTTAATAATTAATCGTATCAAAATGGATATGGTAAAAGCTGGAAATATGTTAAGTGTAGATGATATGTTGGATATATTAGCTATTGATTTAATAGGAGTTGTTCCGGATGATGAAAATATTGTAATTTCTACTAACAAAGGAGAGCCACTTGTTTATAAAGGGGACTCGTTAGCTGCTCAAGTATATAGAAATATAGTTGAAAGAATAGATGGAAAAGAGATTCCATTTTTAGATTTAGATGTAAAATTGGGGTTTTTTGATAAATTGAAACTAGTATTCAGTAAGTAG